AATCAAATGTGATTTCCATAGAATGGTACATTAAATTCTTCATAGCCTTGGATTGTTCTGCCAGCAATTATTTTAGGATATAACGTCAAAAATGACTGCATTCTGAAAGGAAGAGCTTGATCTGTCATTTGACAGTAATCTATCCATCTGTTTCCGCTTGTAATTTGCTTTGTAATAAAAAGTAACTGAATTTCACTAGAAGGAttttatattacataatcaaagGCAATAATTTAGTAAGACgagtttgttgtttttcttgatttttactgctgaacacaACAGAATTGTACACATGTAATGAAGGGGGCTTACTAGTTGAATTGATTCCAACACTTTACATTCCTGCTGTAGTCAGCTGAAAACAACAACCTTATGTGTACGTGCCtttgatgataaaatattttgcatatatgttACATGAAGTCTTCTGTCAAATGTTTCCTTGTTTATACTTCAAGTTCTTCTTTGTATAATGATATACTGCTGTGGAAAGACAGACACAGtgaaactattgttgatatactactatggaaaatCAAGCTGAAGGCAaaataagatagacacaaactaagtAAAACTACTGTTGATACTACagtactatggaaatcaagctataggcaaactaagacaATCTAATAGTACTATTGTTGACATACTGCTATGGAAATCAAGcacaaactgaaaatattgttgCATGTATTACTagatagattacacaagtgggtgatagcagtaaGCAGTACCATGGTtacgtatatgtacatgtatatgtacccaTCCTGTGAAGTGTAATCAAGATTATGTAAACACAGATGAGTGACATTGAGTGTTTCACCACCTGAAGAAAACTTGCTAAGAGAGATGTCACTCTACTGTGAATGTGCATCCATTGTATGATATACACTTGTCACTAGTTGATATCGATGTGCTGCgataataattttagtttgaGTCTATCTTAATTTGTCTGTAGTTTGATTTACATGGAACATGTTTTATTCACTAGATTGATAGAACATGATGTACAAGATGATGGACAACATattccaaggccacccaagtcTCCTAGGAGCCGTAAACAACACACTCCCAAAGTACCATGCCCAGAGACCTTTATGAAAGGGAAGGGATACAAACATGCACGCAGATATCAGAACAGTGAGTTTGTTAGGTTATACTCAATTTAATTAACTGATTAATTTACTTAGAACAAATTAATtaggtacatgtaatttaccCTGAACAAATTAATGGGGTACTGGATGATTGCCCTGTTGATCTTTGTATCTGCTCTTTGGAGTCTTAAATATTCTGTgtacatctaatgaatattcatatgtgCTAAGACCCATGAGGCAATGGTGTATCAATGAAAGAACAAAATAGAGGTGAAAccgagtttcaatttggtgtttcttggcaaccaagtGAAAATtatcatgtgatgtgaaatcataaaatgattcTCTGGAACCCAAAGTTTCTTGAGTGCAGCATTCTGCTTAAAGATATATTTCTGTTTAGTAGatgtcaaaatacatgtaacatgaaaACTGTCACCAGACACCATGTTGAACTCATTTAATTACTGCATGTCAAAAGCTCAACATTCAGTATCAGAAATGAATACTCACTTCCTTGTAATAAATCAACACTGAATAAATGTATAAGAATATAGTACTGTCAAGCCTGTATGTtgagtcagataaccaagtctcttgGCTACAATTCCTTAACTGTAGCAAAACACTGCTCCATGGCTACCAGGGTACTATaaagtgttgactggtttcagATTATTCTgctctctaatgatagccaaattttgttacattgggagtaaaaatgataaagactggcatttcttgtcagtcaccacatagtaagggataggggAACGTCAAATATTGGTACATCACTAGAAATTTGTGTGTATCAGTCACGATTCTGTGGctcatcaaattggcttagaggacacactggtttCAGAGGCTCTTGAAGAAATTCTCTTTAGCATGTATTAATAATGTATGCAATCCATTTCACAGCGTGTTATCTATTAGATATGGTGGATTATGAGGAATTTGGTGAAGTGAACATCAATGATTTTATGGCATCTAACCAGACTGTGTTTGGTGAACTCATGACAAATGAAGAAGGCATGAAGGTATGTTAATGGTACTGAATGTGTTTTGTAGACACACCATAAGAAGATGAAAGTTACAAGtttcacacaattttcaaagGTGCAGCGCCTATAAAACGTCTGTGCATGGTAGTTAGGAGTTCAGTTAAATGAAATACCATTATTATGGGTCATTGTCACCCCGTCACCAAACAAAGGAATTATgtttgtcatgacaatgtaaGTTTTTATAAATAGACAGTCCATTACTATAGTATTATAATTAAAGATGTCATTCCCAATAGATAGTGTTAATAGTTTAATGGCTGAGTTTATTCATTTCTCTCTctgtatttgcaaataaaatttGCTTAAAATGCCATTGTAAATATGTTTTTCCTCACAGTAAGAAATATGTTTTCCATGGGTCAGATTTTATCATGCATGGTCCCCAACTACGAAAAATATGTCTCTCAATAGATAATGTTAATAGTTTAGCAGCTGTGTTTATTCAATTGTGTCTGTGTATTTCCACATACACTGCTCTAAATACCACTGTATAAATATGTGATCCCTTCATAAAATTAAGAGAAATTATGTTTTCTATGGCtggatttttattttctatGGTTCCCTTCTAAGGTACTATGGAAAATATAGCTCCCAATAGATTGCTAATATTTTGGGAGCTGAGTTTATTCAATCAtgtctgtgtatttgtaaataaactttgTTCTAAATACCACTGTATAAATAAGCTAATCAAAGCTCAATTTATGACCTCATAAACTTAAAAGGAATGTTTACTATACACTGAtcaatatgttgtatgttgatAATGATTATGTGTACTTAATTTGAAATTCACATTATTAGGGaaatactactgtaacagtaaaacTACTCCTGTCAAGTaataatgacataatttatggGCCCTCATCCCATATgtatactaatacatgtacagcattCTTTATTGTCTGTGTTATTAAAAATGAATTGGGGAATTTGTCTTTTTGGTTACTCAGGACTTGTAATtccaaatttatgtaaataacagTGCTTGTACAGTATGAAACAAATtattacacacattaaaaaCAATGGTCATAAATCACCAAGTGCAGTGAGAGAATAAGTTCAGTGTCTACCATGATagagtactaatagttctacagTCTTAGGTTGCTCAAAACTGTCTTCCGATTTGctctacactttactttgaacttgaagtatgtacatgtatattaaaaagTTATTGAGTTGATAAATctcattttaataaaaaaaattgtcagttGTATGCACACAGCTGTAAAATATGCTGGCACAGTATCAGCCATTGTTAGAAATACATCTGATCAATAATCTAAATAAAGTCGTAAAAACTGGTTCAGTTCACAAAATAGctacatatttgatatatttattgcaTTGCCCAGCCTCTGGccaatagaaaacaaaaaaatacacaaacagaAAAATGAAGGTTGCATAAACTTAGAAGTCTGATAATTAGATCAATTCACTTCGgagtgttttaaaaaaaaatttgaattgtaattttttaacaaatattttaataattgtaaCTTTTAAGTGTTTCTCATTGTGAaattattaaatacaaatttatataaggatatcagaagtttgagtttgtttgtttgttcgttcgtatCAGTCTTGTAAGCTTTAATATCGAAATTTGGTTTGACCAAGAATTCTATTGAAATTCTTGCAATGGCTGCTGCGGATGTTTATTTTAGAAAAGGGAATTacttagactctctcaccagtcctcAGGAGTATCATTAAAAAGGCTgatttgtatgtaccgatatctaacgcataattgtactcgaatgTCCTGGTACCGTGGCCCCTCATCGACTACTTAGGGCTAATCATTACGTGTTACTGTGATGTCCCGGGACATCGCAGTAACACAGAATGTTGCAGTATTAAACACGTCATCAAATGATTAaccctatgtagtcgatgagggcctGTGTGCCctgtaagccaatttgacgtgccactgacgcacacaatttctagtgatgcacaaaaatttggtgttcccctatctcttacaagaaataacagtttttctcattttgactcacaacaaaatttggctatcattagactCGGGCACACTGAATTGAGGGCCCCAGTACAAGgctattctagtacaattattcggtagatattgatacataCAAACAGCCTTTTTAATGATGTTCTCGAGGattggtgagagagtctaggaACTACTAGTAGGACAAGAATATTTTAGAGTGTTTTCTGTGGAGTTGCTGTCATGTTGACAGATACACCTTGATTCTTTCTGTAATTGTGCGCCTCCTTTAATAAGCAGTACGTAATGCAAAATGcaaatgtttatgtacaaaattaatTGCTatcaaataatttgatgcaAAGAAATATTATAATTCATGATTAAGTTTGATACATAATCTCGAACCATGGTTGATAAAATTGGCTAATAATCTGTGATGTGTGTTGTTTCtttatcaaattaattattataatttatagtgGTCTATTCTGCAATTTTCTTGACTTTTGCTTTCATTGAATCATTAACATTTTGGCATGTAGTAAGTCATGCTGTGTATAAATAACATTTAGTTCTCTGAGTTGAAATAGGGCAAGGTTACAGAAATTCATTATTACTGGATGCCTTGTCAATTTTGTAGTCAAACAATTCCTAATATAACATCTGTCACTTTATCTTCTTTTCTGTAGGACATTTATCAccaacttgtaagttgtaacagATACTGTTAAACTTTGTTGTTGCTCTGTCAAAAATGAGCAATAACAGGAGGGGCACTATGAGTGTCCTGATGATCTCCTGAGGGGCACCTTGTGTGTTCTGATGACTTTGAGGGGCACCTTGTGTGCTCTGATGACCTCCTGAGGGGCACCCTGTGTGCCCTGATGATCCCCTTTTGTAAATTAATTGTAGATTTGGAATGATTTAATTAATCATCCTGAAGAAGAACAGGAATGCTATCTAATGAGTCTTGAAGGAAAAGGAGAAGACTTGCCTAAAACTAATGATGAGAAACCACCAGAAAGTGATGATAAGGAACCTGCTGATAAACGAGCAGGTATGAATTTTCTTTCCTTTCAATGTAAAGGTTTGAATAACATTTTGCCTACTTTCACAGGTTTCAACATGTTTACAGACAGAAATAAGAGTGTACGGTTAGCATTATTTGTACGTGATGAGAAAATACTCTTGAGATAGTATTTTATGTTTTGTGTCTGAGGATGATcgatttatttattgtttgtttgaaaacGAATCAGAAAGAGCCTTGTTGGGGATATTTTAATGGTTTGAaatatgtgtaatttttttttacttctttgTCTTGACCAGATTGATATAATATATggcaaaattatattatttcccatactaaatgtttatttataatactagtatacaactTATAAAGACAGAAAAATGTTTCTGATGAACAGTCCCTGTAATGTTTTCTAATGTTTTGATTATAAAAATGGACTTACTCGAGAGTACCGAGACAATCCTGGTCAGTGTAAGTTTGTAATTATTAAGTACTTTTTCACTTACAGAGCACCCTGCTTTTACTCCAGATCAGTGTTTCAGGAGAATCAGTGGTAAACTGAAGGCTTTACTTCATAGGAGACATCTTCCAAAGGTTTGTACTAACTTCAAATGAATCTTTCTGTACACAAGCATCAGGTGCCCATGCTAGATAAAAACTACTGAACAAGTTAAACAGTGTTTATCTCAATAAAAGAGAAGAAAGAGTGCAGTGGTATTCATAGAACATTTTACAAACGAGCTCGAGCTCGACACTTTTCATGAGCTGGCTGAGGTGCCGAAATTAGCtgaagcacaggggattaagggggcaagtattttcgCAACTTTTCTAGCCAGTGTGcataatatttagaggtatgaatgcaatttcattttcttttatggcaaaacaaacataataaatgaaaaaaattatcaacctttgcatgtacactttaagtgTACAGGGCTAGGAATATACATGGTTGTATCCAGTACAAATACTGTAAGTTTTAAGAGTTTCAATGTTTCCAGGCTCCcaattattaatttcaaaataatgctCTGTATATTAACTTACATATTAATAACCATTATTACAGGGTACTTTGGAAATGTTGGAGGAGGACGTGTTGTATTGGTTCAGTATGTGTCCTGACTCTGTATATGTAACCTTACTGCCAAGTAGTTATGATAGATTACTTCTACATGCTGTCTGTCAGTATCTGGACCTGTACTCTATGAGTAAGTAAACACAtttatttaacaattttaaCTTCTAAAGAGAAGTATTTATGATCCAAGCAATCTGTCAGTACCTGTATCTCTGCTAG
The Glandiceps talaboti chromosome 6, keGlaTala1.1, whole genome shotgun sequence genome window above contains:
- the LOC144436745 gene encoding R3H domain-containing protein 4-like codes for the protein MGVQKVGNDYLNQSQPDNNEGLIEHDVQDDGQHIPRPPKSPRSRKQHTPKVPCPETFMKGKGYKHARRYQNTCYLLDMVDYEEFGEVNINDFMASNQTVFGELMTNEEGMKIWNDLINHPEEEQECYLMSLEGKGEDLPKTNDEKPPESDDKEPADKRAEHPAFTPDQCFRRISGKLKALLHRRHLPKGTLEMLEEDVLYWFSMCPDSVYVTLLPSSYDRLLLHAVCQYLDLYSMSDECEGIRHTEVVNKQMEFLPPEVRLSQYLERFNW